Proteins from a single region of Hordeum vulgare subsp. vulgare chromosome 6H, MorexV3_pseudomolecules_assembly, whole genome shotgun sequence:
- the LOC123403004 gene encoding calmodulin-binding receptor-like cytoplasmic kinase 2, translating to MDGRDHRRRLSASSSGRRERLGPAPSPAWSQQLSVGSGRARSLFRSIGVWFSSLSTPSSPTSAKKKRPKQLPPPALDDAIKKPPSFGYGTGRASMLRGAGGGLYGGARRSGSQTQYEFQSSVFTMEEILKATSNFSPALKIGQGGFGAVYKGVLPDGTVVAVKRAKQRMQNPHVDVEFRSEVKIMARIEHQSLVRFYGYLEHGEERVVVIEHVPNGTLREHLDRRHGRFLELAARLDVAIDVAHAVTYLHMYSDHPIIHRDIKSSNILLTASLRAKVADFGFARLGAGGLGHGDGGARHVSTQVKGTAGYLDPEYLKTCQLTDRSDVYSFGVLLVEMVSGRRPIEPKREMKERLTARWAMRKLVEGRAAEDVLDPCLLRTSAATTAVEAVLELAFRCMGPVRDERPSMDDCCRALWAVRKTYRDTMSAMAAAADAFSDRASSSSASTGTSTTGDFCRM from the exons ATGGACGGACGCGACCACCGTAGGAGGCTGTCGGCGTCGTCGTCCGGCCGGCGGGAGCGGCTCGGGCCGGCGCCCAGCCCCGCGTGGTCGCAGCAGCTCTCCGTTGGCAGCGGCCGGGCCAGGTCGTTGTTCCGGTCCATCGGCGTCTGGTTCAGCTCCCTGTCCACGCCGTCGTCTCCCACCTCCGCCAAGAAGAAGCGGCCCAAGCAGCTACCCCCGCCGGCGCTGGACGACGCCATCAAGAAGCCGCCTT CGTTCGGCTACGGCACCGGGCGGGCGTCGATGCTCCGGGGAGCAGGAGGAGGGCTGTACGGCGGAGCGCGGAGGAGCGGGTCGCAGACGCAGTAcgagttccagagctccgtgttCACCATGGAGGAGATCCTCAAGGCGACCAGCAACTTCTCGCCGGCGCTCAAGATCGGGCAGGGCGGCTTCGGGGCCGTGTACAAGGGCGTGCTCCCCGACGGCACGGTGGTCGCCGTCAAGCGCGCCAAGCAGCGGATGCAGAACCCGCACGTGGACGTGGAGTTCCGGAGCGAGGTGAAGATCATGGCGCGCATCGAGCACCAGAGCCTCGTCCGCTTCTACGGCTACCTGGAGCACGGCGAGGAGCGGGTGGTGGTCATCGAGCACGTCCCCAACGGCACCCTCCGCGAGCACCTCGACCGCCGCCACGGCCGCTTCCTCGAGCTCGCCGCCCGCCTCGACGTCGCCATCGACGTCGCCCACGCCGTCACATACCTGCACATGTACTCCGACCACCCCATCATCCACCGCGACATCAAGTCCTCCAACATCCTCCTCACCGCCTCGCTGCGCGCCAAGGTGGCCGACTTCGGCTTCGCGCGCCTCGGCGCCGGCGGCCTCGGCCACGGCGACGGGGGAGCGAGGCACGTGTCGACGCAGGTCAAGGGCACCGCGGGGTACCTCGACCCGGAGTACCTCAAGACATGCCAGCTCACGGACCGGAGCGACGTCTACTCCTTCGGCGTCCTCCTCGTCGAGATGGTGTCCGGGCGGCGGCCCATCGAGCCGAAGCGGGAGATGAAGGAGCGGCTGACGGCGAGGTGGGCGATGCGGAAGCTCGTGGaggggcgggcggcggaggacgtGCTGGACCCGTGCCTGCTGCGGACCAGCGCGGCGACCACGGCCGTGGAGGCCGTGCTGGAGCTGGCGTTCCGGTGCATGGGGCCAGTCAGGGACGAGCGGCCCAGCATGGACGACTGCTGCCGCGCGCTCTGGGCCGTCAGGAAGACATACAGGGACACGAtgtccgccatggccgccgccgccgacgccttcTCCGATCGGGCCAGCTCCTCCAGCGCCAGCACCGGCACCAGCACCACCGGCGATTTCTGCCGGatgtaa